A single Anopheles arabiensis isolate DONGOLA chromosome 2, AaraD3, whole genome shotgun sequence DNA region contains:
- the LOC120905567 gene encoding protein arginine N-methyltransferase 1: MSDDEDCPPLCDAMDARDDSNGEDDEWEVAEEQNDPVKCLFCETISPTMTVAIRHAKQQHDFDLAGVRRRFHLDEYSYIKMINYIRREKPAPEQFKTAAGSSLPWADDKYLQPVENETWLMFDLDELDEIMLNNGSGGSGGAVVGGNGGVSGEKETGSDLGDTMTLTTDQYRKLQGIINDLSAQLREKENLLQHAASSIEKMKESFRNVLADQQQQQPNGKENGKAGTEEGAEGDKKLEQIKRKLEHCVSSVSVDDDQSYFNTYSHFGIHHDMLSDEVRTSSYRDAILRNADIVKDKTVLDLGCGTAILSMFASKAGAKEVISVDQSDIIYQAMDIVRKNSIENIRFVKGRLEDTELPVEKVDIIVSEWMGYFLLFEGMMDSVIYARKQYLREGGLILPNRCNISIAGYGDLERHNEFIGFWKNVYGFDMSCMKKEVLREATVEVCKPEHIITNANIIANFDLMEVDVDCPNFSYDFELKVKRDTQLTAIIGYFDTFFELPEHIEFSTSPYSRPTHWKQTIFYLEEPVPVREGQTIGGKFVCRRDPKDVRSLFINIELLNMVLKYTLN, encoded by the exons ATGAGCGATGACGAAG ACTGTCCCCCGCTTTGCGATGCGATGGATGCGAGAGACGACTCGAACGGAGAGGATGATGAGTGGGAGGTGGCCGAGGAGCAGAACGATCCGGtcaagtgtttgttttgtgaaacGATCTCTCCAACGATGACGGTGGCCATTCGGCACgccaagcagcagcacgatTTTGATCTAGCCGGCGTCCGGAGGCGGTTTCATCTGGATGAATATTCCTACATCAAGATGATCAACTATATTCGGCGCGAAAAACCGGCCCCGGAACAGTTCAAAACGGCTGCCGGGAGCAGCTTACCGTGGGCCGACGATAAGTACCTTCAGCCGGTAGAGAACGAAACGTGGTTAATGTTCGATCTGGACGAGCTGGACGAAATTATGCTGAACAatggcagcggcggcagcggcggtgcTGTTGTGGGTGGCAACGGTGGGGTGTCGGGGGAGAAAGAAACCGGCAGTGACCTCGGTGATACGATGACGCTTACCACCGACCAGTACCGAAAATTGCAGGGCATCATTAACGATCTGTCGGCACAGCTGCGGGAGAAGGAGAATCTGCTTCAGCATGCCGCCAGCAGCATCGAAAAGATGAAGGAAAGCTTTCGCAACGTGCTGGCggatcaacagcagcagcaaccgaacgggaaggaaaatggGAAAGCCGGTACGGAGGAGGGTGCCGAGGGCGATAAAAAGCTGGAACAGATCAAGCGAAAGCTGGAGCATTGCGTGAGCAGCGTTTCGGTCGATGACGATCAGAGCTATTTCAACACGTACTCACACTTTGGCATCCATCACGATATGTTGAGC GACGAGGTGCGCACATCCAGCTACCGCGATGCGATCCTGCGGAATGCCGACATAGTGAAGGATAAAACCGTGCTAGATCTGGGCTGCGGTACGGCCATCCTGTCGATGTTTGCATCGAAGGCGGGAGCGAAGGAGGTCATCTCGGTCGATCAGTCCGACATCATCTACCAGGCGATGGACATTGTGCGGAAGAACAGCATCGAGAACATACGGTTCGTGAAGGGCCGGCTGGAGGACACGGAGCTGCCGGTGGAAAAGGTCGACATTATCGTGTCCGAGTGGATGGGCTACTTCCTGCTGTTCGAGGGCATGATGGACAGCGTGATTTATGCCCGCAAGCAGTACCTGCGCGAGGGTGGCCTCATATTGCCGAACCGCTGCAACATTAGCATCGCCGGGTACGGCGACCTCGAGCGGCACAACGAGTTCATCGGCTTCTGGAAGAACGTGTACGGGTTCGATATGTCGTGCATGAAGAAGGAGGTGCTGCGGGAAGCGACGGTCGAGGTGTGCAAACCGGAGCACATCATTACGAACGCGAACATCATTGCCAACTTCGACCTGATGGAGGTCGATGTCGACTGTCCGAACTTTAGCTATGACTTCGAGCTGAAGGTGAAACGGGACACACAGCTGACCGCCATCATCGGATACTTTGACACGTTCTTCGAGCTGCCGGAGCACATCGAATTTTCCACCTCGCCGTACTCGCGGCCGACCCACTGGAAGCAGACCATTTTCTACCTGGAGGAACCGGTCCCAGTGCGGGAAGGGCAAACGATCGGCGGGAAGTTTGTGTGCCGCCGGGATCCGAAGGATGTGCGCTCACTCTTTATTAATATTGAGCTTTTGAACATGGTTCTGAAGTATACACTTAACTAG
- the LOC120905573 gene encoding transcription factor grauzone-like: MGEICRLCLDSLPKCTGISIKNEQFKEELKAAFRFEIDYKSNLPELVCDRCRDTVSHIHTYIQDVWSNQQSLLLEANTTVVQAEEYVVEKEVSDTKLFEKEELPKIQEPGVVQDMQIEFVQPDPDPIGLNDDDANEKRNIASSEDDDDTLQVKEKEPAETAETPDQPSSKKAKTSVSDKPKKTRANRKENDKIIDEFYTMECEICSAPANNFGTLVNHYRAEHDMKGYVRCCDKQYFNRSYLVDHIASHKGLTRCEICDRTYKTMRYLNQHMSESHSQRDAKPFKCTQCHMAYSKEHLLRAHMQMHVKKQCQICQKMLSNHYSLKLHISQVHSGDGHQICATCGKLFRTSFAMERHIRLHHQPQLVNWEQCEQCEKWFDCKENLKKHVRLRHDERGQFPCDKCEHVSVNRRSLVFHKNRIHKERQLFDCKHCGKQLLSKLGLREHLATHSNVPLYSCEFCDVTFNSSANKYKHYKSKHNKEWQDQKHQKLLDKMSASPVDVEQL; the protein is encoded by the exons ATGGGTGAAATATGTCGTCTTTGCCTGGACTCGCTGCCCAAATGTACCGGAATATcgataaaaaatgaacaatttaAGGAAGAGTTGAAGGCTGCTTTTCGTTTTGAA ATTGATTATAAATCTAACCTACCGGAGCTTGTGTGTGATCGATGCCGAGATACAGTTTCGCATATACACACCTACATCCAGGATGTGTGGTCCAACCAGCAGAGTTTGCTCTTAGAGGCTAACACTACTGTCGTTCAGGCAGAGGAATATGTGGTCGAGAAAGAAGTAAGTGACACAAAGTTGTTTGAAAAGGAAGAACTGCCAAAGATACAGGAACCCGGCGTAGTACAGGATATGCAGATTGAGTTCGTTCAGCCTGATCCGGATCCGATCGGTTTGAATGATGACGATGCTAACGAAAAACGCAACATTGCCAGTAGTGAGGACGACGATGATACGCTGCAAGTGAAGGAAAAGGAACCGGCGGAAACGGCGGAAACGCCGGATCAACCCAGTAGCAAGAAGGCTAAGACATCGGTCTCCGATAAACCGAAAAAGACGCGTGCAAATCGAAAGGAAAACGACAAGATCATCGATGAGTTTTACACCATGGAGTGTGAGATCTGTTCGGCACCTGCAAATAACTTTGGGACGTTGGTAAACCATTACCGTGCGGAGCACGATATGAAGGGCTACGTGCGGTGCTGCGATAAGCAGTACTTTAATCGGTCCTACCTGGTAGACCACATTGCATCGCACAAAGGATTAACGCGGTGCGAGATTTGCGACCGTACTTACAAAACAATGCGCTACCTGAACCAGCACATGAGCGAGAGTCACAGCCAGCGAGATGCAAAACCATTCAAATGTACCCAATGCCATATGGCCTACTCGAAGGAGCATCTGTTGCGAGCGCACATGCAGATGCACGTGAAGAAACAGTGCCAGATTTGCCAGAAGATGTTGTCCAATCATTACTCGCTGAAGTTGCACATCTCTCAGGTGCACAGCGGTGACGGGCATCAGATCTGCGCCACGTGCGGCAAACTATTTCGCACCAGTTTTGCCATGGAACGGCACATCAGGCTCCATCATCAGCCGCAGCTGGTTAACTGGGAGCAGTGTGAGCAGTGCGAGAAATGGTTCGACTGCAAGGAGAATCTAAAGAAGCACGTTCGACTTAGGCACGACGAAAGGGGCCAGTTTCCCTGCGACAAATGTGAGCACGTGAGCGTTAATCGCCGGTCACTGGTGTTCCACAAAAACCGTATACACAAGGAAAGACAGTTGTTTGACTGCAAGCACTGTGGCAAGCAGCTGCTGTCGAAGCTTGGCCTGCGCGAACACTTGGCTACGCATTCGAATGTTCCGCTCTACTCGTGCGAGTTCTGTGACGTGACCTTCAACTCGAGTGCTAACAAATATAAGCATTACAAGAGCAAGCACAACAAAGAGTGGCAAGATCAGAAACACCAAAAACTGTTAGATAAAATGTCTGCTTCCCCAGTAGATGTTGAGCAATTGTAA